The following proteins are encoded in a genomic region of Synechococcus sp. CBW1002:
- a CDS encoding DedA family protein, which yields MAPEPKAPPREHAVQALIETLPDLISAAVEANQLWGYLVIGMLMFFENVVPPIPSELIMPLAGFLVAQGKLALLPVVVAGLSGTLLGAWLWYGVGRLISEERLARLLARHGRWIGLHPNDLARSRRWFQRHGHAVVFWGRILPGVRTLVSVPAGLELMPQLPFLLWSGAGSLIWILFLSLAGMTLGEHYEQAAARIDPFAHVIQVVLVLAVLVVVARVALVLLRTWRDRRGRGLD from the coding sequence TTGGCTCCCGAACCCAAGGCTCCTCCCCGGGAACACGCCGTGCAGGCTCTGATCGAAACGCTCCCGGATCTGATCAGCGCAGCGGTGGAGGCCAACCAGCTCTGGGGCTATCTGGTGATCGGCATGCTGATGTTCTTTGAGAACGTCGTTCCACCGATTCCGTCCGAACTGATCATGCCGCTCGCCGGTTTTCTCGTAGCCCAGGGGAAGCTGGCGCTGCTGCCGGTGGTGGTGGCCGGCCTGAGCGGCACCCTGCTCGGCGCCTGGCTCTGGTACGGGGTCGGTCGCCTGATCAGTGAAGAGCGGCTGGCACGCCTGCTGGCTCGCCATGGGCGCTGGATCGGCCTCCATCCGAACGATCTGGCCCGCAGTCGCCGCTGGTTTCAGCGCCACGGCCATGCGGTGGTGTTCTGGGGCCGGATCCTGCCGGGGGTGCGCACTCTGGTATCGGTTCCAGCCGGTCTGGAGCTGATGCCTCAGCTGCCCTTCCTGCTCTGGAGCGGGGCCGGCAGTCTGATCTGGATCCTCTTTCTCAGCCTGGCCGGCATGACCCTGGGCGAGCACTACGAGCAGGCCGCGGCCCGGATCGACCCCTTCGCCCACGTGATCCAGGTTGTGCTGGTGCTGGCCGTGCTCGTCGTGGTGGCCCGGGTGGCTTTGGTGCTGCTGAGAACCTGGCGGGATCGCCGTGGTCGAGGCCTCGATTAG
- a CDS encoding sensor histidine kinase KdpD, whose protein sequence is MAQLFDRFYRADPDRRGSGLGLYLCRQIVEAHHGRITATNRPEGGALFEVVLPAEVPSWREVDTKSLEAPAD, encoded by the coding sequence TTGGCCCAACTATTTGATCGTTTCTACCGCGCTGATCCCGATCGACGCGGCAGTGGCCTGGGGCTCTACCTGTGCCGCCAGATCGTGGAGGCTCACCATGGCCGGATCACCGCCACCAATCGCCCCGAAGGTGGAGCCCTGTTCGAGGTCGTTCTGCCGGCAGAGGTGCCATCGTGGCGTGAGGTTGACACCAAGTCTCTTGAAGCTCCTGCTGATTGA
- a CDS encoding sensor histidine kinase KdpD, with protein sequence MTADSRPPTSLEARSSARRPGAGGVRVLQSRGFIIFLTLLIQLADWLSSTQVVVGYLFVVPLLLGAERRGRAEAMRYFLLCCLLTLIPLKLGLHTAAWPASLAWRPLASRLLACLALGVTTELCLRNRRLHTRQLAMEVRLAQADLRHDLIDTLAHDLKTPVLGTLATARLMRQELDPDGLNDLQLRGLVAILSSQERCLRLIEDLLQIFRADIDGLPLHREPLNVIGLAQDAIEAVRPLAEERSIVLELRLPAGQDTLTWLCDAAMVRRLMENLLLNAIGHSLRRDVIALVLVAVDSELTPSGAGSWSRVSCRVLGPTI encoded by the coding sequence ATGACCGCAGACTCCCGCCCTCCCACGTCCCTGGAGGCGCGATCATCGGCCCGGAGGCCTGGGGCAGGTGGTGTGCGGGTTCTGCAGTCCCGCGGCTTCATCATCTTTCTCACCCTGCTGATTCAGCTGGCCGACTGGCTTTCTTCGACGCAGGTGGTAGTGGGTTATCTCTTTGTCGTTCCCCTTCTGCTGGGAGCGGAGCGTCGCGGACGGGCCGAAGCGATGCGCTATTTCCTGCTCTGTTGCCTGCTGACGCTGATCCCTCTGAAGCTGGGGCTGCACACCGCAGCCTGGCCGGCGTCCCTGGCCTGGCGGCCGCTGGCCTCCCGCCTTCTGGCCTGCCTGGCACTGGGGGTTACCACGGAATTATGTCTCCGTAATCGACGCCTGCACACCCGCCAGCTGGCCATGGAGGTGCGTCTGGCCCAGGCCGATCTTCGGCACGATCTGATCGACACCCTGGCCCACGATCTCAAGACCCCGGTGCTCGGAACTCTGGCCACCGCCCGACTGATGCGCCAGGAGCTTGATCCTGATGGGCTGAACGACCTGCAGCTGCGCGGCCTTGTCGCGATCCTGAGCAGCCAGGAGCGCTGCCTTCGGCTGATCGAGGACCTGCTGCAGATCTTCCGCGCCGATATCGACGGCCTGCCTCTCCATCGAGAGCCCCTGAACGTGATCGGCCTGGCACAGGACGCCATCGAAGCCGTACGCCCCCTGGCAGAGGAACGGTCGATTGTGCTGGAGCTGCGCCTCCCGGCTGGGCAGGACACCCTGACCTGGCTGTGCGATGCCGCCATGGTGCGTCGGTTAATGGAAAACCTTCTTCTCAATGCGATCGGCCACTCCCTCCGCCGCGATGTGATTGCCCTGGTTCTCGTCGCTGTGGACAGTGAACTTACGCCTTCAGGTGCTGGATCGTGGTCCCGGGTTTCCTGCAGAGTCCTTGGCCCAACTATTTGA